One region of Corynebacterium capitovis DSM 44611 genomic DNA includes:
- a CDS encoding VanW family protein — MSAGKVVAGAVLGLLAVVLAIYLADVALNRGSVPRGTSVGGVSIGGMVPDEAVSTLERELGSTASSPVTVTAGTKTATVVPAQAGLGIDWRATVDKAGEESLNPFTRLAGLLRSHEVDIVSTVDETALSPQLERLQAELFSSPIDGSVTIANGSPQVTDPVLGQQVSVASLKDELTAGWLNPSGVKVEPEDVEPAINKDAMDAALSGPVKAALSGPLTLRGRGAEAVIAKEQIGDVVQFPNVDGHITPRVDHARAQELFAEQLSGTETQMQNARVLSGGGVQPSVDGSVVDWDKALADLDARVLGTAERAWDAEYKAVPAAYTTEQARSATFNDVVGTFTTGGFSSASGTNIRLVANTVNGAIVNPGETFSLNGYTGPRGTAQGYIESGIILDGHSDTAVGGGISQFATTLYNASYFAGMIDVAHTAHSYYISRYPAGREATVYEGAIDLQFRNDSPYPVRIVASADSSQVTVNLMGVKTYSVESINGGRWAQTEPRSQTLSGSTCSPSGGAPGFTTSDTRVISDLAGNVISRETQTTVYDPQPIIRCS; from the coding sequence ATGAGCGCCGGAAAGGTCGTCGCGGGTGCGGTGCTGGGCCTGCTCGCGGTCGTCCTCGCGATCTACCTCGCGGACGTGGCCTTGAACCGCGGAAGCGTGCCGCGGGGGACGTCGGTAGGCGGGGTGTCGATTGGCGGGATGGTCCCGGATGAGGCAGTGAGCACGCTCGAGCGCGAGCTGGGTAGCACCGCCAGCTCACCCGTAACCGTCACAGCGGGGACGAAGACCGCGACGGTCGTGCCCGCCCAGGCAGGCTTGGGCATTGACTGGCGCGCGACCGTCGACAAGGCGGGCGAGGAATCGCTCAACCCCTTCACCCGCCTCGCAGGGCTCCTGCGCTCCCACGAGGTAGATATCGTCTCCACCGTCGATGAGACTGCGCTTAGCCCCCAGCTTGAGCGGCTGCAGGCTGAGCTTTTCAGCTCGCCTATCGACGGCTCCGTGACCATCGCCAACGGCTCCCCCCAGGTGACCGACCCGGTGCTCGGGCAGCAGGTGTCCGTGGCCTCGCTGAAAGATGAGCTGACGGCGGGCTGGCTCAACCCCAGCGGGGTGAAGGTGGAACCGGAGGACGTCGAACCGGCAATCAATAAGGACGCCATGGACGCCGCGTTGAGCGGGCCGGTGAAGGCTGCGCTGTCCGGGCCGCTGACGTTGCGGGGGCGGGGCGCGGAGGCCGTCATCGCGAAGGAGCAGATTGGTGATGTGGTTCAGTTCCCCAACGTAGACGGCCACATCACGCCACGCGTGGACCACGCGCGGGCCCAGGAGCTCTTCGCGGAGCAGCTGAGCGGCACCGAGACACAGATGCAGAATGCTCGTGTGCTCTCCGGTGGCGGGGTTCAGCCGAGCGTGGATGGGTCCGTCGTCGACTGGGATAAGGCGTTGGCCGACCTCGATGCGCGTGTCCTCGGCACCGCCGAGCGGGCGTGGGACGCCGAGTACAAGGCCGTTCCCGCTGCCTATACAACGGAGCAGGCGCGAAGCGCCACCTTCAACGACGTCGTCGGCACGTTCACCACCGGCGGCTTCAGCTCCGCGTCGGGCACCAACATCCGGCTGGTTGCCAACACGGTCAACGGCGCGATCGTCAACCCTGGTGAGACCTTCTCCCTGAACGGCTACACCGGGCCCCGCGGCACCGCGCAAGGTTACATCGAATCCGGCATCATCCTGGACGGCCATTCCGATACCGCGGTGGGCGGCGGCATTTCGCAGTTTGCCACCACGCTTTACAACGCTTCGTACTTCGCCGGCATGATCGACGTGGCGCACACCGCGCATTCCTATTACATCTCCCGCTACCCGGCCGGGCGCGAAGCCACGGTGTACGAAGGTGCCATCGACCTACAGTTCCGCAACGATTCTCCTTACCCGGTCAGGATTGTCGCCAGCGCGGACAGCTCACAGGTCACCGTCAATCTCATGGGCGTGAAGACGTACAGCGTCGAGTCCATCAACGGGGGCCGCTGGGCCCAAACCGAGCCGCGCTCGCAGACCCTGTCGGGTTCAACCTGCTCGCCCTCCGGTGGGGCACCAGGCTTCACGACGTCCGATACCCGCGTCATCTCCGACCTCGCGGGCAACGTCATCTCCCGGGAAACTCAGACGACCGTCTACGACCCGCAGCCGATCATTCGCTGCAGCTAG
- a CDS encoding DUF2613 domain-containing protein, with the protein MPIESRAQLRRAVSPLLASIVVGIVLGTVGILGVASFSGQNTVPSGNAVPADQAVLGGPEYGSRQ; encoded by the coding sequence ATGCCAATCGAAAGCCGGGCGCAGCTGCGCCGCGCGGTGTCCCCGCTGCTGGCCAGCATTGTCGTGGGTATCGTGCTGGGTACTGTGGGGATCTTGGGCGTGGCGTCGTTCTCGGGGCAGAACACCGTGCCCTCCGGCAACGCCGTACCCGCCGACCAGGCCGTGCTGGGCGGCCCGGAGTACGGTTCCCGCCAGTAA